DNA sequence from the bacterium genome:
CGTGGCGGTCGGCACCAGCAACTTGATCGTCCTGGTTCTGGCACCGATCATCGGTGCGATCGCCGACGGCTCGGGACGCAAGAAGCCGTTTCTGGTCGTGATGTGGATTCTGTGCTGCCTCGGCACCGCGGCGCTCTATTTCGTCACGCCCGGCGCGCTGGCTCTGGGTATCGTCCTGTTCGTGGTCTCGAACTGTGCCTATGCCTTCGG
Encoded proteins:
- a CDS encoding MFS transporter; translated protein: MDATLRLVMPNYPPVTRREIVSWAMFDFANSAYTTIIVTVAFSIYFTKLVAPGANADWWWSVAVGTSNLIVLVLAPIIGAIADGSGRKKPFLVVMWILCCLGTAALYFVTPGALALGIVLFVVSNCAYAFG